In Streptomyces sp. NBC_00433, a single genomic region encodes these proteins:
- a CDS encoding carbon-nitrogen family hydrolase has translation MRATLLQIEVDPAETAADRRRRAAALVRAQAGADLVVLPELWPVGAFASDDFADGAERVDGGPTAEAMSAAARDAGVWLHAGSVVERDPWPDGPLYNTSLLFAPDGTLHAAYRKIHRFGFDRGEAVLMAGGSRIVTAALPQGVLGLATCYDLRFPEQFRLLVDAGAELLAIPAGWPARRLAHWRVLLQARAIENQVFVLACGTAGTHAQVPQAGHSMVVDPWGTVLAEAGPDEEVLTVDLDLSRVASTRADFPVLRDRVLGTPPR, from the coding sequence GTGCGCGCAACGCTTCTCCAGATCGAGGTCGACCCGGCCGAGACGGCCGCCGACCGGCGGCGCCGTGCGGCGGCCCTCGTCCGCGCCCAGGCGGGCGCGGATCTTGTCGTGCTGCCCGAATTGTGGCCCGTCGGCGCATTCGCCTCCGACGATTTCGCGGACGGTGCCGAGCGGGTCGACGGCGGACCCACCGCCGAGGCGATGAGCGCCGCCGCGCGGGACGCCGGAGTGTGGCTGCACGCCGGCTCCGTCGTCGAGCGCGACCCCTGGCCGGACGGGCCGCTCTACAACACCTCGCTGCTCTTCGCGCCCGACGGCACGCTGCACGCCGCCTACCGCAAGATCCACCGCTTCGGCTTCGACCGGGGCGAGGCCGTCCTGATGGCCGGCGGCTCCCGGATCGTCACCGCCGCCCTCCCGCAGGGCGTGCTCGGCCTCGCCACCTGCTACGACCTGCGCTTCCCCGAGCAATTCCGGCTGCTCGTGGACGCCGGCGCCGAGCTGCTGGCCATCCCGGCGGGCTGGCCGGCCCGGCGCCTCGCGCACTGGCGGGTCCTCCTCCAGGCACGGGCCATCGAGAACCAGGTCTTCGTCCTGGCCTGCGGCACCGCGGGCACCCACGCCCAGGTGCCGCAGGCCGGCCACAGCATGGTCGTCGACCCCTGGGGCACGGTCCTGGCCGAGGCCGGCCCCGACGAGGAGGTCCTCACCGTCGACCTCGACCTGTCGCGGGTCGCGTCCACCCGCGCCGACTTCCCGGTCCTGCGCGACCGGGTCCTCGGGACTCCGCCGCGGTAG
- a CDS encoding alpha-ketoacid dehydrogenase subunit beta: protein MTQTMAVAKALNESLRKALENDPKVLIMGEDVGKLGGVFRITDGLHKDFGEGRVIDTPLAESGIVGTAIGLALRGYRPVVEIQFDGFVFPAYDQIVTQLAKMHARALGKIKLPVVIRIPYGGGIGAVEHHSESPEALFAHIPGLKVVSPSNASDAYWMLQQAIECDDPVIFFEPKRRYWDKGEVDVSALPGDLHRAVVAQQGTDITLAAYGPMVKVCLEAAAAAANEGRSLEVVDLRSLSPIDFDTIQASVERTGRLVVVHEAPVFYGAGAEIAARITERCFYHLEAPVLRVGGFHAPYPPARLEEEYLPGLDRVLDAVDRALAF, encoded by the coding sequence ATGACGCAGACGATGGCAGTGGCCAAGGCGCTCAACGAGTCCCTGCGCAAGGCGCTGGAGAACGACCCCAAGGTCCTCATCATGGGGGAGGACGTCGGAAAGCTCGGCGGTGTCTTCCGCATCACAGACGGCCTGCACAAGGACTTCGGCGAGGGGCGGGTCATCGACACCCCGCTCGCCGAGTCGGGCATCGTCGGCACCGCGATCGGGCTGGCGCTGCGCGGCTACCGGCCGGTGGTGGAGATCCAGTTCGACGGTTTCGTCTTCCCCGCCTACGACCAGATCGTCACCCAGCTGGCCAAGATGCACGCCCGCGCGCTCGGCAAGATCAAGCTGCCGGTCGTCATCCGCATCCCCTACGGCGGCGGCATCGGCGCGGTCGAGCACCACAGCGAGTCGCCCGAGGCGCTGTTCGCGCACATCCCCGGGCTCAAGGTGGTCTCGCCGTCCAACGCCTCGGACGCCTACTGGATGCTCCAGCAGGCCATCGAGTGCGACGACCCGGTGATCTTCTTCGAGCCGAAGCGGCGCTACTGGGACAAGGGCGAGGTCGACGTGTCGGCGCTGCCCGGCGACCTGCACCGGGCGGTCGTCGCCCAGCAGGGCACGGACATCACGCTCGCCGCCTACGGGCCGATGGTGAAGGTGTGCCTGGAGGCGGCCGCGGCGGCCGCCAACGAGGGCCGTAGCCTGGAGGTCGTGGACCTGCGCTCGCTCTCGCCGATCGACTTCGACACGATCCAGGCGTCGGTGGAGCGCACCGGCCGGCTGGTCGTCGTCCACGAGGCCCCGGTCTTCTACGGAGCCGGCGCCGAGATCGCCGCCCGGATCACCGAGCGCTGCTTCTACCACCTCGAGGCGCCTGTGCTGCGGGTCGGCGGCTTCCACGCCCCCTACCCGCCGGCCCGCCTGGAGGAGGAGTACCTGCCGGGCCTGGACCGCGTACTCGACGCCGTCGACCGCGCGCTGGCGTTCTGA
- a CDS encoding LURP-one-related family protein produces MKYVVQEKMFAIGDDYWIEDEDGRQAFYVDGKVLRVRETLELQDPSGAVVAVIHKKLVSLRDAMTIERDGDVLVTVRKKHALLHEVYRADLASGEELEIRGDLVGKEFDIEYDGERLARVSRRWFSLRDSYAIDIERDDADVAMLIAVAVCVDRMVTKE; encoded by the coding sequence ATGAAATACGTGGTGCAGGAGAAGATGTTCGCCATCGGCGACGACTACTGGATCGAGGACGAGGACGGCCGGCAGGCCTTCTACGTCGACGGCAAGGTCCTCAGGGTCAGGGAGACCCTGGAGCTCCAGGACCCCTCGGGCGCGGTGGTCGCCGTCATCCACAAGAAGCTGGTCTCGCTGCGGGACGCGATGACCATCGAGCGCGACGGCGACGTCCTGGTCACCGTCCGCAAGAAGCACGCCCTGCTGCACGAGGTCTACCGCGCCGACCTCGCCTCCGGGGAGGAGCTGGAGATCCGCGGCGACCTCGTCGGCAAGGAGTTCGACATCGAATACGACGGCGAGCGCCTCGCGCGGGTCTCCCGCCGCTGGTTCTCGCTGCGGGACTCCTACGCGATCGACATCGAGAGGGACGACGCGGACGTGGCGATGCTGATCGCCGTGGCCGTCTGCGTCGACCGCATGGTCACCAAGGAGTAG
- a CDS encoding thioredoxin-like domain-containing protein: MTARARVRAPELVGKGGWLNTGEATPTLADLRGSIVILDFWTFCCVNCLHVLDELRELEERHRDTVVIVGVHSPKFVHEAEHQAVVDAVERYEVHHPVLDDPELATWRQYAVRAWPTLVVIDPEGYVVAQHAGEGHAHALEQLVTDLEVEHGAKGTLRRGEGVYVPPEPVATDLRFPGKMLALPGSGHYLVSDSTRHALVELAADGESVVRRIGTGERGFADGDAATARFSEPQGLAMLPDGSVIVADTVNHALRRLDLDSGRVTTVAGTGCQWWQGSPTGGEAREVDLSSPWDVAWFEDRVWIAMAGVHQLWAYDPATGRVEVAAGTTNEGLVDGRAADAWFAQPSGLAAAGDRLWVADSETSALRWVERATDGEGYVVRTAVGTGLFDFGHRDGPAGQALLQHPLGVTGLPDGSVAVSDTYNNALRRYDPASGEVSTLATDLREPSDAAVVDGDIVVVESARHQLTRMRLPEEAVRVEAVAHRTQRAATDVAPGAFRLDVVFSAPAGQKLDERYGPSTRLLVSSTPPDLLADGAGKGTDLFRDLVLDPSVSEGVLHVSAMAASCDDDPANEYPACHVHQQDWGVPVRLSDTGESRLALVLAGMDAPSAR, translated from the coding sequence ATGACTGCACGTGCACGCGTCCGGGCGCCCGAACTGGTGGGCAAGGGCGGCTGGCTCAATACGGGCGAGGCCACTCCCACCCTCGCCGACCTGCGCGGATCCATCGTGATCCTGGATTTCTGGACCTTCTGCTGCGTGAACTGCCTGCATGTTCTCGACGAGCTGCGGGAGCTGGAGGAGCGCCATCGTGACACTGTGGTGATCGTCGGTGTGCACTCCCCGAAGTTCGTGCACGAGGCGGAGCACCAGGCGGTGGTGGACGCCGTCGAGCGCTACGAGGTGCACCACCCGGTGCTCGACGACCCTGAGCTGGCGACCTGGCGGCAGTACGCGGTCCGGGCCTGGCCGACGCTGGTGGTCATCGACCCGGAGGGCTACGTGGTCGCGCAGCACGCCGGCGAGGGCCATGCCCACGCGCTGGAGCAGCTGGTGACGGACCTGGAGGTCGAGCACGGGGCGAAGGGCACCCTGCGGCGCGGCGAGGGCGTGTACGTGCCGCCGGAGCCGGTCGCGACCGATCTGCGCTTCCCCGGCAAGATGCTGGCGCTGCCCGGCTCGGGACACTACCTGGTGTCGGACTCGACGCGGCATGCCCTGGTGGAGCTGGCCGCCGACGGCGAGAGCGTCGTGCGCCGGATCGGCACCGGTGAGCGCGGCTTCGCCGACGGGGACGCGGCGACCGCGCGCTTCAGCGAGCCGCAGGGCCTGGCGATGCTGCCCGACGGCAGCGTGATCGTGGCGGACACCGTCAACCACGCGCTGCGGCGCCTCGACCTGGACAGCGGCCGGGTCACGACGGTGGCCGGCACCGGCTGCCAGTGGTGGCAGGGCTCGCCGACCGGCGGTGAGGCGCGCGAGGTGGACCTGTCCTCGCCGTGGGACGTGGCCTGGTTCGAGGACCGGGTGTGGATCGCGATGGCCGGTGTGCACCAGCTGTGGGCGTACGACCCGGCGACCGGCCGTGTCGAGGTCGCCGCGGGCACCACCAACGAGGGCCTGGTCGACGGCCGCGCCGCCGACGCCTGGTTCGCGCAGCCTTCGGGGCTGGCGGCGGCGGGGGACCGGCTGTGGGTCGCGGACTCCGAGACGTCGGCGCTGCGCTGGGTGGAGCGGGCCACCGACGGCGAGGGGTACGTCGTCCGTACGGCCGTCGGCACCGGCCTGTTCGACTTCGGCCACCGCGACGGCCCGGCCGGGCAGGCGCTGCTCCAGCACCCGCTCGGCGTCACGGGACTGCCGGACGGCTCGGTCGCGGTCAGCGACACGTACAACAACGCGCTGCGCCGCTACGACCCGGCGAGCGGCGAGGTCAGCACGCTGGCGACCGATCTGCGCGAGCCGTCGGACGCCGCCGTGGTGGACGGCGACATCGTGGTCGTGGAGTCGGCGCGGCACCAGCTGACCCGGATGCGCCTGCCGGAGGAGGCGGTGCGCGTGGAGGCCGTCGCCCACCGCACGCAGCGGGCCGCCACCGATGTGGCGCCCGGTGCCTTCCGCCTCGACGTGGTCTTCTCGGCGCCCGCCGGCCAGAAGCTGGACGAGCGCTACGGCCCGTCGACCCGGCTGCTGGTCAGCTCGACCCCGCCGGACCTGCTCGCGGACGGCGCCGGCAAGGGCACGGACCTCTTCCGTGACCTGGTGCTCGACCCGTCCGTGAGCGAGGGCGTCCTGCATGTCTCGGCCATGGCGGCGTCCTGCGACGACGACCCGGCCAACGAATACCCGGCCTGCCATGTGCACCAGCAGGACTGGGGTGTCCCGGTCCGGCTGTCCGACACCGGGGAGAGCCGGCTCGCGCTGGTCCTGGCAGGGATGGACGCGCCTTCCGCCCGGTAG
- a CDS encoding maleylpyruvate isomerase family mycothiol-dependent enzyme yields MTVHSKLQPYIDAWTHSIESINELVSPLAEGEWNRATECPYWSVRDIVSHVIGFECELLGDPRPIHTLPSDLRHITSEAARYTEVPVDIRRHHTAPEMTSELEYTIIRRSRQLRNESRQPDQEVRAIGGGEITLEEQLWSRVFDVWAHEQDLRRALDKPGNLASAAAVLSRDFVLRSLPKLVAHDAGAKPGSAVVFDVHGPLEFMRTVRVNAEGRGSIDSAVSLGPAVTFALDWETFLRLLTGRVRPAVVADRLKIEGDAALAETILQHIAVTR; encoded by the coding sequence GTGACCGTCCACAGCAAGCTCCAGCCGTACATCGACGCCTGGACCCACTCCATAGAATCCATCAACGAACTGGTGTCCCCACTGGCCGAGGGGGAGTGGAACCGCGCCACGGAGTGCCCCTACTGGTCGGTCCGCGACATCGTCTCCCACGTCATCGGCTTCGAGTGCGAACTGCTCGGCGATCCGCGCCCGATCCACACCCTTCCCAGCGACCTGCGGCACATCACCAGCGAGGCCGCCCGCTACACGGAGGTGCCGGTCGACATCCGGCGGCACCACACGGCCCCCGAGATGACCTCCGAGCTGGAGTACACGATCATCCGCAGGTCGCGGCAGCTGCGCAACGAGTCGCGGCAGCCCGACCAGGAGGTGCGGGCGATCGGCGGCGGCGAGATCACCCTGGAGGAGCAGCTGTGGAGCCGCGTCTTCGACGTGTGGGCCCACGAGCAGGACCTGCGCAGGGCGCTGGACAAGCCGGGCAACCTGGCGTCGGCGGCGGCCGTGCTGTCCCGCGACTTCGTGCTGCGGTCGCTGCCGAAGCTGGTCGCGCACGACGCGGGCGCCAAGCCCGGCTCCGCGGTGGTCTTCGACGTGCACGGGCCGCTGGAGTTCATGCGGACGGTGCGGGTCAACGCGGAGGGCCGCGGGTCCATCGACTCGGCGGTCTCGCTCGGGCCTGCGGTGACCTTCGCGCTGGACTGGGAGACCTTCCTGCGGCTGCTGACCGGCCGGGTGCGGCCCGCCGTGGTCGCCGACCGGCTGAAGATCGAGGGTGACGCGGCGCTGGCCGAGACGATTCTGCAGCACATCGCCGTGACGCGCTGA
- a CDS encoding M18 family aminopeptidase, producing MSKPPRTFDRTHTDDLAAFVQAAPSPYHVVATVAARLEKAGFRRVAETDPWDAEAGGRYVLRGGAVIAWYVPEGAPPETPFRVVGAHTDSPNLRVKPRPDMGSAGWRQVAVEIYGGPLLNSWLDRDLGLAGRLSLRDGSTALVDVGRPLLRVAQLAVHLDRGVNDNGLNLDRQRHLQPLWGLGDANDGDLIDFLAAEADLDADDVAGWDLMAYDVQPPAYLGRDRELLACPRLDNQLSVHACTAALLAAVGAGGLDFIPVLAAFDHEENGSGSDTGAQGPLLGNVLKRTVHARGGTYEDRLRALAGTVHVSSDVGHAVHPNYAEKHDPTHHPRANGGPILKTNVNQRYSTDGVGRAVFAAACETAGVPFQHFVSNNAMPCGTTIGPITAARHGIKTVDIGVPILSMHSARELCGADDPAYLAAALTAFLTV from the coding sequence ATGAGCAAGCCTCCGCGCACTTTCGACCGCACCCACACCGACGACCTCGCCGCGTTCGTCCAGGCGGCACCGTCCCCGTACCACGTGGTCGCCACCGTCGCGGCCCGGCTGGAGAAGGCCGGTTTCCGCCGGGTCGCCGAGACCGACCCCTGGGACGCGGAGGCCGGCGGGCGGTACGTCCTGCGCGGCGGCGCCGTCATCGCCTGGTACGTCCCCGAGGGCGCACCCCCCGAGACGCCCTTCCGGGTGGTCGGCGCCCACACCGACTCGCCGAACCTTCGGGTCAAGCCGCGCCCCGACATGGGGTCGGCCGGCTGGCGGCAGGTCGCGGTCGAAATCTACGGCGGCCCGCTGCTCAACAGCTGGCTCGACCGCGACCTGGGCCTGGCCGGCCGGCTGTCGCTGCGCGACGGCTCCACCGCCCTGGTCGACGTCGGCCGCCCGCTGCTGCGGGTCGCCCAGCTCGCCGTCCACCTCGACCGCGGCGTCAACGACAACGGGCTCAACCTCGACCGCCAGCGGCACCTCCAGCCGCTGTGGGGCCTCGGCGACGCGAACGACGGCGACCTCATCGACTTCCTCGCCGCCGAGGCGGACCTGGACGCCGACGACGTCGCGGGCTGGGACCTCATGGCCTACGACGTGCAGCCCCCCGCGTATCTGGGCCGCGACCGCGAACTGCTCGCCTGCCCGCGGCTGGACAACCAGCTGTCCGTGCACGCCTGCACGGCCGCGCTGCTGGCCGCCGTCGGGGCCGGCGGCCTCGACTTCATCCCGGTGCTCGCCGCCTTCGACCACGAGGAGAACGGCAGCGGGTCCGACACCGGCGCGCAGGGGCCGCTGCTCGGCAACGTGCTGAAGCGCACGGTCCACGCCCGCGGCGGCACCTACGAGGACCGGCTGCGGGCACTGGCCGGCACCGTCCACGTCTCCTCCGACGTCGGCCACGCGGTGCACCCCAACTACGCCGAGAAGCACGACCCGACGCACCACCCCCGTGCCAACGGCGGCCCCATCCTCAAGACCAACGTCAACCAGCGCTACTCCACCGACGGCGTCGGCCGCGCCGTCTTCGCGGCGGCGTGCGAGACCGCGGGCGTACCCTTCCAGCACTTCGTGTCCAACAACGCGATGCCCTGCGGCACGACGATCGGGCCCATCACCGCGGCCCGCCACGGCATCAAGACGGTCGACATCGGTGTGCCGATCCTGTCCATGCACTCCGCCCGCGAGCTGTGCGGAGCCGACGACCCGGCATACCTGGCGGCCGCGCTGACCGCCTTCCTGACCGTATGA
- a CDS encoding MFS transporter: MTARTLPGDPPGGRRAALVWGVGTMVYLVAVVHRTSLGVAGIDAADRFHIGASALSSFSILQVLVYAGMQIPVGLMVDRLGTKRVLMLGAVLFTSGQLAFALSHSYGMALAARAVLGCGDAMTFVSVLRLGSRWFPARRGPMIAQGAALFGVAGNLVSTVALSRLLHSAGWTPTFLGTAVGGAFVLLLVALFLKDHPEGYEPAPAEHAGLAYVRRQIAASWAEPGTRLGMWTHFTTQFSGMVFLLLWGLPYLVEDQGLSRGTAGSLLTLVVLANMVFGMVFGQLISRHHGARMPLTLGVIAATAGVWAAVLGWPGGQDPTWLLVLLCVVLGACGPGSMIGFDFARPANPPERFGTASGIVNIGGFTASMLTLLAIGVLLDATGDNYRVAWSSVFVLQAVGTAQILRLRRHSERLERDRIAVSRVESVHRSSAAAVRRE; this comes from the coding sequence GTGACGGCGAGAACCCTGCCGGGCGACCCGCCGGGCGGCCGCCGTGCCGCCCTGGTCTGGGGCGTCGGCACCATGGTCTACCTGGTCGCGGTGGTGCACCGCACCAGCCTCGGCGTGGCCGGCATCGACGCCGCCGACCGCTTCCACATCGGCGCGTCCGCGCTGTCGTCGTTCTCGATACTCCAGGTGCTGGTCTACGCCGGCATGCAGATACCCGTCGGCCTGATGGTGGACCGGCTCGGCACCAAGCGGGTGCTGATGCTCGGCGCGGTGCTCTTCACCAGCGGCCAGCTGGCCTTCGCGCTGTCGCACTCGTACGGCATGGCGCTGGCCGCCCGCGCGGTGCTGGGCTGCGGTGACGCGATGACCTTCGTGAGTGTGCTGCGGCTCGGCTCGCGCTGGTTCCCGGCCCGCCGCGGGCCGATGATCGCACAGGGCGCGGCCCTTTTCGGGGTGGCGGGCAACCTGGTCTCGACGGTCGCGCTGTCCCGGCTTCTGCACTCGGCGGGCTGGACGCCGACCTTCCTCGGCACGGCGGTCGGCGGCGCCTTCGTGCTGCTGCTGGTGGCACTCTTCCTCAAGGACCACCCCGAGGGCTACGAGCCCGCGCCGGCCGAACACGCCGGACTGGCCTACGTACGGCGGCAGATCGCCGCGTCCTGGGCGGAGCCGGGCACCCGGCTGGGGATGTGGACGCACTTCACCACGCAGTTCTCCGGCATGGTCTTCCTGCTGCTGTGGGGCCTGCCCTACCTGGTCGAGGACCAGGGCCTGTCGCGCGGCACTGCGGGCAGCCTGCTGACCCTGGTGGTGCTGGCCAACATGGTCTTCGGGATGGTCTTCGGCCAGCTGATCTCCCGCCACCACGGGGCCAGGATGCCGCTGACGCTGGGCGTCATCGCGGCGACCGCGGGGGTGTGGGCGGCGGTGCTGGGCTGGCCGGGCGGGCAGGACCCGACGTGGCTGCTGGTGCTGCTGTGCGTGGTGCTGGGCGCCTGCGGGCCCGGCTCGATGATCGGCTTCGACTTCGCGCGCCCCGCCAACCCGCCGGAGCGCTTCGGCACGGCGTCGGGCATCGTCAACATCGGCGGCTTCACCGCGTCGATGCTGACCCTGCTGGCCATCGGGGTGCTGCTCGACGCGACCGGCGACAACTACCGGGTGGCCTGGAGCAGCGTCTTCGTCCTCCAGGCGGTCGGCACCGCGCAGATCCTGCGGCTGCGCCGGCACAGCGAGCGCCTGGAGCGCGACCGGATCGCGGTCAGCCGGGTGGAGAGCGTGCACCGCTCGTCGGCCGCGGCGGTCCGCAGGGAGTGA
- a CDS encoding helix-turn-helix domain-containing protein — MLSETIFRSDDLPASERFDAWEAVMSRTNSPMHLTSAYAADYQAHLRLITLGEVTLWPATYQPLVFLRTPRLIRQSDPEHCHLSLVVRGDAVVTWDRTEAEYDTYDIFTNDTSVPYEIATGTEPITSIGIEVPKARLGLPWDRARLAIGRPISGREGIGALLAQFVTQVTNDSGAYGPADAYRLGGVLCDLVTAMFANVVEADTALQPETRHRALLLSVKAFVRKNLHDPDLTPGCIAAAHYISPSHLHRLFRTEGTTVAAFIRAQRLRCALRDLGDPALAATPVHIIAARWGFKDHATFTRAFRAAYGAAPTDYRHGADVSALDAG; from the coding sequence ATGCTCAGCGAGACGATTTTCCGCAGTGACGACCTGCCGGCGTCGGAGAGATTCGACGCCTGGGAGGCGGTGATGAGCCGGACCAACTCGCCCATGCACCTCACCAGCGCCTACGCGGCCGACTACCAGGCGCACCTGCGGCTCATCACGCTCGGCGAGGTGACGCTCTGGCCGGCCACCTACCAGCCGCTGGTCTTCCTGCGGACCCCGAGGCTGATCCGGCAGTCCGACCCCGAGCACTGCCACCTCTCCCTCGTCGTCCGCGGCGACGCGGTGGTGACCTGGGACAGGACGGAGGCCGAGTACGACACGTACGACATCTTCACCAACGACACCTCGGTGCCCTACGAGATCGCGACAGGCACGGAACCGATCACGTCGATCGGCATCGAGGTGCCCAAGGCGCGGCTCGGCCTGCCCTGGGACAGGGCCCGGCTGGCGATCGGGCGCCCGATATCGGGGCGGGAGGGGATAGGCGCGCTGCTCGCGCAGTTCGTCACGCAGGTGACGAACGACAGCGGTGCCTACGGCCCCGCGGACGCCTACCGCCTGGGCGGGGTCCTCTGCGACCTGGTCACCGCGATGTTCGCCAACGTCGTGGAGGCGGACACCGCCCTCCAGCCGGAGACCCGGCACCGGGCCCTGCTGCTCAGCGTGAAGGCCTTCGTCCGCAAGAACCTGCACGACCCCGACCTGACCCCCGGCTGCATCGCCGCCGCGCACTACATCTCGCCCAGCCACCTGCACCGGCTCTTCAGGACCGAGGGCACCACGGTGGCCGCCTTCATCCGCGCCCAGCGGCTCCGCTGCGCCCTGCGCGACCTCGGCGACCCGGCGCTGGCGGCCACGCCCGTGCACATCATCGCCGCCCGCTGGGGCTTCAAGGACCACGCCACCTTCACCCGCGCCTTCCGCGCCGCCTACGGCGCCGCGCCCACCGACTACCGCCACGGGGCGGACGTTTCAGCGCTCGACGCGGGGTAG
- a CDS encoding GntR family transcriptional regulator → MDAATVATPVAVKSPPAAERVYLHVKAGVLDRSYEGGTLLTEGDLAEAVGVSRTPVREALLRLEAEGLLKLYPKKGALVLPVSAQEIADVVETRLLVEQHAVAKLVGALPDRLVARLEELLAEQRRHAAAGDLAAFAVADRCFHAEIVRAAGNRILAQLYDQLRDRQLRMGVATMHAEPSRVAKNIEEHTEILDALRDGGARQAEAAVRRHLSRVNTLARGES, encoded by the coding sequence ATGGATGCAGCAACCGTCGCGACCCCGGTCGCCGTCAAGTCGCCGCCCGCCGCCGAGCGGGTGTATCTGCACGTCAAGGCTGGGGTGCTGGACCGCAGCTACGAAGGGGGGACGCTGCTGACGGAGGGCGATCTCGCCGAGGCCGTCGGGGTGTCGCGCACCCCGGTGCGGGAGGCGCTGCTGCGGCTGGAGGCGGAGGGGCTGCTCAAGCTCTATCCGAAGAAGGGCGCCCTGGTGCTGCCGGTCTCCGCGCAGGAGATCGCCGACGTCGTCGAGACCCGCCTGCTGGTCGAGCAGCACGCGGTCGCCAAGCTGGTGGGCGCGCTGCCGGACCGGCTGGTCGCGCGGCTGGAGGAGCTGCTGGCCGAGCAGCGCCGGCATGCGGCCGCCGGGGACCTCGCGGCCTTCGCCGTCGCCGACCGCTGCTTCCACGCGGAGATCGTGCGCGCGGCCGGCAACCGCATCCTCGCCCAGCTCTACGACCAGCTGCGGGACCGGCAGTTGCGGATGGGGGTGGCCACGATGCACGCCGAGCCCAGCCGGGTCGCCAAGAACATCGAGGAGCACACCGAGATCCTGGACGCGCTGCGCGACGGCGGCGCGCGGCAGGCGGAGGCCGCCGTGCGCCGGCACCTGTCGCGGGTCAACACCCTGGCCCGGGGCGAGTCGTGA
- a CDS encoding 2-oxo acid dehydrogenase subunit E2 produces the protein MTPQAGRAQRFREFRMPDVGEGLTEAEILKWYVAVGDTVTDGQVVCEVETAKAAVELPIPYDGVVSEIRFDEGSTVDVGTPIIVVDSGPSGEADGPADTGGAAAPAAPAAVEEPKPPVKREAVLVGYGVAPSSTTRRPRKPASTAPVNGTGTPPVAPPAPAPAPASAPALTPVERSERPLAKPPVRKLAKDLGIDLATVVPTGPKGVVTREDIRAAAAPPATLPQAAAQAAAPGPAAGSAPAFAAGGRETRVPIKGVRKATAQAMVASAFTAPHVTEFVTFDITRTMKLVQELKEDRAFTGLKVSPLLLVAKALLVAIRRHPQVNSAWDEAAQEIVHKSYVNLGIAAATPRGLIVPNIKDAQDKTLPELASALGDLVATAREGKTSPADMQAGTVTITNVGVFGVDTGTPILNPGESAILAFGAVKLQPWVHKGKVKPRHVTTLALSFDHRLVDGELGSKVLADVAAILEQPKRLITWA, from the coding sequence ATGACGCCACAGGCCGGACGGGCACAGCGCTTCCGGGAATTCCGGATGCCGGACGTCGGCGAGGGCCTCACCGAGGCCGAGATCCTCAAGTGGTACGTGGCGGTGGGCGACACCGTCACCGACGGCCAGGTGGTCTGCGAGGTCGAGACGGCGAAGGCGGCCGTCGAACTGCCCATCCCCTACGACGGGGTGGTGAGCGAGATCCGCTTCGACGAGGGCTCGACGGTGGACGTCGGCACGCCGATCATCGTGGTCGACTCCGGGCCCTCGGGGGAGGCGGACGGCCCGGCGGACACCGGCGGGGCGGCCGCGCCTGCCGCGCCCGCCGCGGTCGAGGAGCCGAAGCCGCCCGTCAAGCGCGAGGCGGTGCTGGTGGGTTACGGGGTCGCCCCGTCCTCGACCACCCGCCGGCCGCGCAAGCCGGCGTCCACGGCTCCGGTGAACGGTACGGGTACGCCCCCGGTCGCGCCCCCGGCACCCGCCCCGGCTCCGGCGTCGGCTCCCGCCCTGACGCCGGTCGAGCGGTCGGAGCGGCCGCTGGCCAAGCCGCCGGTGCGCAAGCTCGCCAAGGACCTCGGCATCGACCTGGCGACCGTCGTGCCCACGGGCCCGAAGGGCGTCGTGACCCGGGAGGACATCAGGGCCGCCGCGGCGCCCCCGGCGACCCTCCCGCAGGCCGCCGCGCAGGCCGCGGCGCCCGGCCCCGCAGCCGGCTCCGCTCCCGCCTTCGCAGCCGGCGGGCGCGAGACCCGCGTCCCCATCAAGGGTGTGCGCAAGGCCACCGCCCAGGCGATGGTGGCCAGCGCCTTCACGGCCCCGCACGTCACGGAGTTCGTGACCTTCGACATCACCAGGACCATGAAGCTGGTCCAGGAGTTGAAGGAGGACCGCGCCTTCACCGGCCTCAAGGTCAGCCCGCTGCTGCTGGTCGCCAAGGCGCTGCTGGTCGCGATCCGGCGCCACCCCCAGGTGAATTCGGCCTGGGACGAGGCGGCGCAGGAGATCGTCCACAAGTCCTACGTCAACCTGGGCATCGCCGCGGCCACCCCGCGCGGCCTGATCGTGCCCAACATCAAGGACGCGCAGGACAAGACGCTGCCCGAACTGGCGTCGGCGCTGGGCGACCTGGTCGCGACCGCCCGGGAGGGGAAGACGTCCCCGGCCGACATGCAGGCGGGGACGGTGACCATCACCAATGTCGGCGTCTTCGGCGTCGACACCGGCACGCCCATCCTGAACCCCGGGGAGTCGGCGATCCTCGCCTTCGGCGCGGTCAAGCTCCAGCCGTGGGTCCACAAGGGCAAGGTCAAGCCGCGCCATGTCACCACGCTGGCGCTGTCCTTCGACCACCGGCTGGTCGACGGCGAGCTGGGCTCCAAGGTCCTGGCGGACGTGGCCGCGATCCTGGAGCAGCCCAAGCGGCTGATCACCTGGGCGTAG